A window from Pirellulales bacterium encodes these proteins:
- a CDS encoding aquaporin, translating to MQKYLIEFIGTFFLVLTVGCTVLNPNGAGAMAPLAIGSALMVMIFAGGHISGGHYNPAVTLAVFMRGKCPVADVVPYMVCQVVGAAAAAAAVLFLKGNPTVPPLELDVAKSLLAEFLFTFALCFTVLNVATAKGTSGNSFYGLAIGFAVVIGAYSVGAISGAAFNPAVAVGIVVMGLLKVADIWIYLVANFAAAVLAAIVFRITNPDDK from the coding sequence ATGCAAAAGTACCTGATCGAATTCATCGGCACGTTCTTTCTCGTTTTGACAGTCGGCTGCACGGTGCTCAATCCCAACGGCGCCGGCGCCATGGCCCCCCTCGCCATCGGCTCGGCGCTGATGGTCATGATCTTCGCCGGCGGCCACATCTCCGGCGGGCATTACAACCCCGCGGTCACGTTGGCCGTGTTCATGCGCGGCAAGTGCCCGGTGGCTGATGTCGTCCCTTACATGGTCTGCCAGGTGGTGGGCGCCGCCGCGGCGGCCGCTGCCGTGTTGTTTCTCAAGGGCAACCCAACCGTTCCCCCGCTCGAACTCGATGTCGCCAAATCGCTGCTCGCCGAGTTCCTGTTCACCTTTGCCCTCTGCTTCACGGTGCTCAACGTCGCCACCGCCAAGGGAACCAGCGGCAACTCGTTCTACGGGCTGGCCATCGGCTTTGCCGTGGTGATCGGCGCCTACTCGGTTGGCGCCATCTCCGGCGCCGCCTTCAATCCGGCCGTCGCGGTGGGAATCGTTGTCATGGGACTCTTGAAGGTCGCCGATATCTGGATCTATCTGGTCGCCAACTTCGCGGCCGCCGTCCTCGCGGCGATCGTCTTCCGCATCACCAATCCAGACGACAAATAA
- a CDS encoding DUF1553 domain-containing protein: MPQAVSVESLERHCLSRFLRCALWVLLGSLSPQLQAAEDVPAAAPSLTFEEHIRPILKAHCWQCHGAEAEIKANLDVRLRRTLAAGGDTGPALTPGNRDESLLYQYLASGEMPPGDKKLAPDQIEQIGRWIDAGAPTRRPEPASADGLSQITEEDREFWSYQPPLPVPVPEVSDPAWRGHPIDRFLEARRESADLHAVAPASATALARRLYFDLWGLPPTPQQSGALAADASPRAYSALVDQLLASPRFGERFARHWLDIVRYGESFTLRGLILRDAWRYRDYVIESFNADRPYDQFLREQIAGDLLPAVRLEDRRRQLVATAFWAFGNANLEEQDKRQLDMDVVDEQLDVFGKALLGQTIGCARCHDHKFDPIPTRDYYALAGILSSTQRLEHANVSDWVEVPLPLSSDEESAFVRQEATLAELAARVQAKKVEVDQLALAAGASVGDSLAASALPGIVIDERDAKQVGAWTPSTSVKPYIGAGYLHDGDQGKGEKTLTFAPQLAADGRYEVRLAYSPGDNRSDRVPVTVFSADGEKSTFIDMQRPPPIERRFVSLGEYRFEAAGQSFVLVANVGTHGHVTADAVQFLPQSEVSTSPAAKPDEAASAASRQLAQRQSELKLLEKELKDRRAAAPQRPTALSIVERKEIADAPIHLRGSVHTLGATVPRGFLQVVAHAPLSPLPANQSGRLELANWVASRDNPLTARVFVNRVWHWLFGQGLVRTVDNFGTTGELPSHPKLLDHLAIYFVEHDWSVKQLVRYIVLSKSYQLSTATTDANLTADPENRLCWRANRKRLEAECLRDAMLAISGELDLASGGNTLRPSVANDYGYVHDDSRRSVYVPVLRNSLPELFEVFDFPDPSLVVGARTTSTVAPQALFLLNHPFVRKRAQAAAVRLLGAQLADDQARIGHAFQQSLGRAASAAELPIAQETVAAASQSPAVAERAWADLYQLLFASVEFRYSNW; encoded by the coding sequence ATGCCGCAGGCCGTCAGCGTCGAGTCGCTGGAACGTCACTGTTTAAGTAGATTCCTTCGCTGCGCGCTCTGGGTGTTGTTAGGGAGCTTGTCTCCTCAACTACAGGCCGCGGAAGACGTCCCCGCCGCGGCACCTTCACTCACCTTTGAAGAGCATATTCGCCCCATCCTCAAGGCGCACTGCTGGCAATGCCACGGCGCGGAGGCGGAAATCAAGGCGAACCTCGACGTCCGCCTCCGCCGCACGCTCGCCGCTGGTGGGGACACTGGTCCGGCCCTCACGCCCGGCAATCGCGACGAGAGCCTGCTCTATCAATATCTCGCCAGCGGCGAGATGCCCCCCGGCGACAAAAAGCTTGCCCCCGACCAGATCGAGCAAATCGGCAGGTGGATCGACGCCGGCGCGCCCACCCGCCGGCCCGAGCCAGCATCGGCCGACGGCCTCAGTCAGATCACCGAGGAGGATCGTGAGTTCTGGTCGTATCAGCCACCACTGCCAGTGCCAGTTCCAGAAGTGAGCGATCCCGCCTGGCGCGGCCACCCGATCGATCGATTCCTCGAAGCCCGCCGAGAGTCCGCCGACTTGCACGCCGTGGCGCCTGCGTCTGCCACCGCGCTGGCGCGCCGCTTGTATTTCGACCTGTGGGGATTGCCCCCCACTCCACAGCAATCTGGCGCGCTGGCCGCCGACGCTTCTCCGCGGGCTTATTCGGCGCTAGTCGATCAGTTGCTCGCCTCTCCCCGTTTTGGCGAGCGCTTCGCGCGGCATTGGCTTGATATCGTTCGCTACGGCGAATCGTTCACGCTGCGCGGCCTGATCCTGCGCGACGCCTGGCGCTATCGCGACTACGTCATCGAGAGCTTCAACGCCGATCGCCCCTACGATCAGTTCCTCCGCGAACAAATCGCGGGCGACCTGCTGCCGGCCGTTCGGCTCGAAGACCGTCGCCGCCAACTGGTCGCCACCGCCTTCTGGGCCTTCGGCAACGCCAATCTCGAAGAGCAGGATAAGCGCCAACTCGATATGGACGTGGTCGACGAACAGCTCGATGTCTTCGGCAAGGCGTTGCTCGGTCAGACCATTGGCTGCGCGCGCTGTCACGATCACAAGTTCGATCCCATCCCCACCCGCGACTATTACGCGCTGGCGGGCATCCTCAGCAGCACGCAGCGGCTAGAGCACGCCAACGTGTCGGATTGGGTCGAAGTGCCATTGCCCCTCTCCAGTGACGAAGAAAGCGCGTTCGTCCGGCAGGAGGCCACGCTGGCTGAACTAGCCGCCCGCGTGCAGGCCAAAAAGGTTGAAGTCGATCAACTGGCGCTCGCCGCTGGCGCTTCTGTGGGCGACAGCCTCGCCGCCAGCGCGCTACCCGGCATCGTCATCGACGAGCGCGACGCCAAACAAGTCGGCGCCTGGACCCCGTCGACCAGCGTCAAGCCCTACATCGGCGCGGGCTACCTCCACGATGGCGACCAGGGCAAAGGCGAAAAGACCCTCACCTTCGCGCCGCAGCTTGCCGCCGATGGCCGCTACGAAGTGCGACTGGCCTACTCTCCCGGCGACAATCGCTCCGATCGCGTCCCCGTCACCGTCTTCAGCGCCGACGGCGAAAAGTCCACCTTCATCGATATGCAGCGGCCTCCCCCGATCGAGCGGCGCTTCGTCTCGCTGGGTGAATACCGATTCGAAGCGGCAGGGCAAAGCTTCGTCCTGGTCGCCAACGTCGGCACTCACGGACATGTGACCGCCGACGCCGTGCAGTTCTTACCGCAGAGCGAAGTTTCAACGTCGCCAGCGGCCAAACCAGACGAAGCAGCCAGCGCCGCCTCGCGCCAGCTGGCCCAGCGGCAAAGCGAACTGAAGCTGCTCGAAAAAGAACTTAAGGATCGGCGCGCTGCGGCGCCCCAGCGCCCCACCGCGCTGTCGATCGTTGAGCGCAAGGAGATCGCCGACGCGCCCATCCATTTGCGCGGCTCGGTGCATACGCTCGGCGCTACGGTCCCGCGCGGTTTCTTGCAGGTTGTGGCGCACGCGCCCCTTTCACCGCTGCCGGCCAATCAGAGCGGACGACTGGAACTGGCCAACTGGGTCGCCTCGCGCGACAATCCCCTCACCGCGCGGGTCTTTGTCAATCGCGTCTGGCATTGGCTGTTTGGTCAGGGGCTGGTTCGCACGGTCGATAATTTTGGCACGACGGGCGAACTGCCTTCGCATCCCAAACTGCTCGACCACCTGGCCATCTATTTCGTCGAGCACGACTGGTCGGTCAAACAACTGGTGCGCTACATCGTGCTCAGCAAGAGCTATCAATTATCGACCGCTACTACTGACGCTAACCTAACGGCCGACCCCGAGAATCGCCTTTGCTGGCGCGCCAATCGCAAACGTCTGGAGGCCGAATGTTTGCGCGATGCCATGCTCGCCATTTCGGGCGAACTCGATCTTGCGTCCGGCGGCAATACTCTCCGGCCGAGCGTGGCCAACGACTACGGCTATGTCCACGACGACTCGCGCCGCAGCGTGTATGTGCCGGTGCTCCGCAACTCGCTTCCCGAGTTGTTCGAGGTCTTTGATTTTCCCGATCCCAGCCTCGTCGTTGGCGCCCGGACCACCAGCACCGTGGCGCCGCAGGCCCTCTTTCTCTTGAATCATCCCTTCGTGCGCAAGCGCGCCCAGGCGGCCGCTGTCCGATTGCTTGGCGCCCAACTGGCCGACGACCAGGCGCGGATCGGCCATGCCTTTCAACAATCTCTAGGGCGTGCCGCCAGCGCCGCCGAACTACCCATCGCGCAAGAAACCGTGGCCGCCGCCAGTCAGTCTCCCGCAGTCGCCGAGCGCGCCTGGGCCGATCTTTATCAATTGCTGTTTGCTTCGGTCGAGTTTCGTTACTCCAACTGGTGA